A window from Tenacibaculum singaporense encodes these proteins:
- a CDS encoding UDP-N-acetylmuramate--L-alanine ligase — MKIHFIAIGGSAMHNLAIALQQKGYQITGSDDTIHDPSKTRLANKGLLPNEFGWFPEKITTDLDAVILGMHAKKDNPELLKAQELGVKIYSYPEFLYEQSKDKTRVVIGGSHGKTTITSMVLHVLNYHDKEVDYMVGAQLDGFDTMVHLTEENEFIVLEGDEYLSSPIDMRPKFHLYKPNIALLSGIAWDHINVFPTFENYVEQFSIFTDSLTNGGIMVYNEEDAILKEVIENSNHPIKKYPYKTPDYFIDNGITYLETEEGDLPLEIFGEHNLQNLAGAKWICQHMGIDEDEFYEAIASFKGASKRLEKIAENSSTVVFKDFAHSPSKVAATTAAVKDQYSNRTLLACLELHTYSSLNAEFLSEYKGALDKADKAVVFYSPHAVKIKQLEEVSEEQIAKAFERDDLIIYTNPEEFKEFLFSKNLENAALLLMSSGNYGGLDFDEVKGLV; from the coding sequence ATGAAAATTCACTTTATAGCTATCGGAGGTAGCGCAATGCATAACCTAGCAATCGCATTACAACAAAAAGGATACCAAATAACAGGTAGTGATGATACGATTCATGATCCTTCAAAAACTCGTTTAGCAAATAAAGGTTTATTACCGAATGAGTTTGGTTGGTTTCCAGAAAAAATAACTACCGATTTAGATGCAGTAATTTTAGGAATGCATGCAAAAAAGGATAACCCAGAGTTGTTAAAGGCGCAAGAACTTGGAGTGAAAATTTATTCATATCCAGAGTTTTTATATGAGCAATCTAAAGATAAAACTCGTGTGGTTATAGGTGGTTCTCATGGAAAAACAACAATTACTTCTATGGTTTTACATGTGTTGAATTATCATGATAAAGAAGTGGATTACATGGTAGGAGCTCAGCTAGATGGTTTTGATACAATGGTACATTTAACCGAAGAAAATGAATTTATTGTTTTGGAAGGTGATGAGTATTTAAGTTCTCCTATAGATATGCGACCGAAGTTTCATTTGTACAAACCGAACATTGCATTGTTAAGTGGAATTGCTTGGGATCATATTAATGTATTCCCAACTTTTGAAAACTATGTTGAACAGTTTTCAATTTTTACAGATTCTTTGACGAATGGAGGAATTATGGTGTATAATGAGGAAGATGCCATTTTAAAGGAGGTTATTGAAAATTCTAATCACCCGATAAAAAAGTATCCTTATAAAACCCCAGATTATTTTATTGATAACGGAATTACCTATTTGGAAACGGAAGAAGGAGATTTACCATTGGAAATTTTTGGAGAACATAACTTACAAAACTTGGCAGGAGCGAAGTGGATATGTCAGCACATGGGAATTGATGAAGATGAGTTTTACGAAGCGATAGCAAGTTTTAAAGGTGCAAGTAAACGTTTAGAAAAGATTGCTGAAAATTCATCAACAGTTGTGTTTAAAGATTTTGCACATTCACCATCTAAAGTAGCAGCTACGACAGCAGCGGTTAAAGATCAATATTCGAATAGAACTTTGTTAGCATGTTTAGAGCTTCATACTTATTCAAGCCTAAACGCTGAGTTTTTATCAGAGTACAAAGGAGCTCTAGATAAGGCTGATAAAGCAGTAGTGTTTTATTCTCCCCACGCAGTAAAAATTAAACAGCTGGAAGAAGTTTCTGAAGAACAAATAGCGAAGGCTTTTGAACGAGATGATTTGATTATATATACGAATCCGGAAGAATTTAAAGAATTCCTATTTAGTAAAAACCTTGAAAATGCTGCTTTGTTGTTGATGAGCTCAGGTAATTATGGAGGTTTAGACTTTGATGAGGTTAAAGGTCTGGTGTAA
- a CDS encoding alpha-2-macroglobulin family protein: MKRIIPILLMILFSTLAHAQENYTNLWEKVHKFEAENLPKSALKIVNTIYDKAEKSNNAPQIIKSLFYKSKYALTLEENAQLKIIDEFKKQINQHNFPTKNVLENVLANLYWQYFNQNKWKFYNRPQTQEKVDGNDFRTWDLNTLFAEIHCHYQNSLENESALQKTDIYTFKDIIQAEKDSKKYRPTLFDFLAHNALEFYKTTETNITKPTYQFKIDNTLYLSEANKFSALNLTTKDDLSLQFNALKIYQKLINFHLKNKNLNALVDADIQRLQFVKQHITLNNKQELLLQTLKTSVNNYKNNEVSGLYSYEIARIYNQQAGSYKTKKNEDFRFKNKEALAICKKVIKQFSKSLAAEKCEALQQQITATSLSILSEKFVPILSHSRLLVTYNNIDKLYFSAYKIDHKQLEELQKIHKEEERFNFIKKLTKATSWNSNLRNEKDYLSHTTEVVVPELTQGNYLIIAHQNDTFNSEDLYATAHLEATNLVLVENNNDGVKTYQVVDRNTGKPVKDAELLLQNKQHRYGKSIHKKITTDKNGFASFKSDASYGNVYVTVTHKNDSAVFGNYYLNKHQKQASPTTNDNHINIKPFIFTDRSIYRPGQTVYFKTIFIQETEDKSTPFTNEFVQVTLNNVNGEAVKILDLKLNEYGSASGEIILPNTGLTGEYWFSIDKSEKQESRFYKTIDFDFEREDYITHISVEEYKRPKFKTEFKPVTKTYKLHDSITVNGFAKAFAGSTITDAKVVYRVHRKVQYPVWWYWRKPQFTSEAQEITHGELTTDAQGNFSITFKALPDESVNKENLPVFEYEVTADVTDVNGETRSATSIVKVGYHALLATLQIPSTIHKSDKETTIEISSKNLNGEFAPAKGSIKIYKLQAPKNPLRKRPWDTPDYQDISESEFRNLFPHEAYTSEEQNPQNWKKEKLVFEQNFNTEESKEITLNNYKKWASGKYITVLSSKDKFGQDVTDKVLFTIIDNKEKSVTDNQLFTYNTNKTTYKPNDIAELQIGSASKDVTVIVQIEKNHTIVNTELIHLNNKIKTIEVPVTRQDVGGFVIKYYFVNYNSFVSGIIPISVPNEQDNITIETNTFRDKLQPGTQETWSFTIKNDKNNKVAAEMLASMYDASLDEFKPHNWEFSPISTSTYYSYSGNANAYQSFGNERFRVFNNTYPSSFKIQRYDQLNWFGFYFGRNKDILLRGASRRLKNEISKPEAIMEEAEMEDSSVPFSSKDASYSPPPKKESKQEKVSLNGVQIRKNLQETAFFYPHLQTDKEGNITFSFTTPEALTRWKLQLLAHTKELQSATKTLTTVTQKELMVMPNAPRFLREGDQIIFSSKIANISDKNLEGTAQLILTDAITGKEINLLNNSSKNQSFSVDSNGNTNVFWNLSIPDTYQAIQYKVIAKAGDFSDGEQNVLPVLSNRMLVTETLPMWVRSNQTKTFTLDKLKNQTSTTLSHHKLTLEVTSNPAWYAVQALPYLMEYPYECSEQTFARYYANTLASHIANSNPRIQEVFNTWKSSDALLSNLEKNQELKSLIIQETPWLRDAQSETEQKKRIALLFDLNKMKNEQQNAINKLLQMQLSNGGFTWFKGNDKPNVYITNHIATGFGHLQKLGIDNKDNSLQKMLVDAIHFLDAEIEHTYKKLLENAERIKAEKGQKKYTEYLKKNHLNYFIIQYLYMRSFYTNIEINDTTKTAFEYYKNQTATYWKEFSLYGKGQIALIQFRNGNTSITNKILKSLRENSITSDKVGMYWKENQPSWYWHQAPIETQSLLIEAFSEIENDTETIDNLKIWLLKNKQTNRWKTTKATTEAVYALLLRGSDWISVTDMVDVKVGEKTINPSKLEDTKVEAGTGYFKTSWNGSEITPNMSTVSISKKGKGIAWGGLYWQYFEDLDKITSAKTPLQLNKKLFKKVNTNTGKQLQEITENTQLNVGDLMTVRIELRSDRDIEFVHMKDMRASGVEPINVLSQYKWQDGLGYYESTKDAATNFFFDRLPKGVYVFEYDVRVNNAGNFSNGITTIQSMYAPEFTSHSKGKRLLIK; this comes from the coding sequence ATGAAAAGAATAATCCCTATTTTACTAATGATTTTATTTTCAACCTTAGCACACGCCCAAGAAAACTATACCAACCTTTGGGAAAAGGTGCACAAGTTTGAAGCTGAAAACCTACCTAAATCTGCTTTAAAAATAGTAAACACTATTTACGATAAGGCTGAAAAAAGCAACAATGCTCCTCAAATTATAAAATCGTTGTTTTATAAAAGTAAATACGCTCTAACTTTAGAAGAAAATGCACAATTAAAAATTATTGATGAGTTTAAAAAACAAATTAATCAACATAATTTTCCGACAAAAAATGTGCTAGAAAATGTATTGGCTAACTTATACTGGCAATATTTTAATCAAAATAAATGGAAATTTTACAATCGTCCCCAAACACAAGAAAAAGTAGATGGAAATGATTTTAGAACATGGGACTTAAATACGCTGTTTGCAGAAATTCATTGTCACTATCAAAATTCTTTAGAGAATGAATCTGCATTACAAAAAACAGACATTTATACTTTTAAAGATATTATTCAAGCGGAAAAAGACTCTAAAAAATACCGCCCTACTCTATTTGATTTTTTAGCGCACAATGCCTTAGAGTTTTATAAAACCACAGAAACTAATATTACAAAACCTACTTATCAATTTAAAATTGATAACACTTTATACTTAAGTGAAGCTAATAAGTTTTCTGCATTAAACCTCACTACAAAAGATGATTTATCATTGCAGTTTAATGCCTTAAAAATCTATCAAAAACTCATTAACTTTCATTTAAAAAACAAGAATCTTAATGCCCTTGTGGATGCTGACATTCAACGATTACAGTTTGTTAAGCAGCATATAACTTTAAATAACAAACAAGAGTTATTGTTACAAACACTAAAAACATCAGTTAATAATTACAAGAACAATGAAGTTTCTGGATTATATAGTTATGAAATAGCTAGAATTTATAATCAGCAAGCTGGATCTTATAAAACTAAAAAAAACGAAGACTTTCGTTTTAAAAACAAAGAAGCACTTGCTATCTGTAAAAAGGTTATTAAACAATTTTCTAAGAGTTTAGCTGCTGAAAAATGTGAAGCTTTACAACAACAAATCACAGCTACATCACTCAGTATTCTTTCTGAAAAATTTGTACCAATCCTATCTCACTCTAGGTTACTAGTTACTTACAATAATATTGACAAGCTGTACTTCTCTGCTTATAAAATTGATCATAAACAATTAGAAGAGCTTCAAAAAATTCACAAAGAAGAAGAACGCTTTAACTTTATAAAAAAGCTTACAAAAGCTACTTCATGGAATAGTAACTTACGAAATGAAAAAGATTATTTATCACATACAACTGAGGTTGTAGTTCCCGAATTAACTCAAGGAAACTATTTAATCATAGCACACCAGAATGATACTTTTAACTCTGAAGACTTATATGCTACTGCTCATTTAGAAGCAACCAATTTAGTTTTGGTTGAAAACAATAATGATGGTGTAAAAACCTACCAAGTTGTTGATAGAAATACTGGAAAGCCTGTTAAAGACGCTGAATTATTATTACAAAACAAGCAACATAGGTATGGAAAATCGATTCACAAAAAAATAACAACTGATAAAAACGGATTTGCTTCTTTTAAAAGTGATGCTAGTTATGGTAATGTGTATGTTACTGTAACTCACAAAAACGATTCAGCAGTTTTTGGTAACTATTACCTGAATAAACATCAAAAACAAGCCTCTCCAACTACAAATGATAATCATATAAATATTAAGCCTTTTATTTTTACTGATAGAAGCATTTATCGACCAGGACAAACTGTATACTTCAAAACTATTTTCATTCAAGAAACAGAAGACAAATCAACGCCTTTCACCAATGAGTTTGTACAAGTAACATTAAATAATGTTAACGGTGAAGCAGTAAAAATACTAGACCTAAAGCTAAACGAATATGGGTCAGCTTCTGGTGAAATTATACTACCAAATACAGGGTTAACTGGTGAATATTGGTTTTCTATTGATAAAAGTGAAAAACAAGAAAGCAGGTTTTATAAGACTATAGATTTTGATTTTGAGAGAGAAGATTATATCACTCATATTTCAGTTGAAGAATATAAACGTCCTAAGTTTAAAACAGAATTTAAACCTGTAACAAAAACTTATAAGTTACATGACAGCATTACAGTAAACGGATTTGCAAAAGCTTTTGCTGGTTCAACTATCACAGATGCTAAAGTAGTATATCGTGTGCATCGTAAAGTACAATATCCTGTTTGGTGGTACTGGCGTAAACCTCAGTTTACTTCAGAAGCACAAGAAATTACACACGGTGAATTAACAACTGATGCACAAGGTAACTTTTCAATTACTTTCAAAGCTTTACCCGATGAAAGTGTGAACAAAGAAAACTTACCTGTTTTTGAATATGAAGTTACTGCAGATGTAACTGATGTTAATGGAGAAACTCGCTCAGCAACCTCTATTGTAAAAGTTGGGTATCATGCATTACTTGCTACTTTACAAATTCCTTCTACAATACATAAATCGGACAAGGAAACAACAATTGAAATATCAAGTAAAAATTTAAACGGGGAATTTGCACCTGCTAAAGGAAGCATTAAAATATACAAATTACAAGCTCCTAAAAATCCGTTACGTAAAAGACCTTGGGATACTCCAGATTATCAAGATATTTCAGAAAGTGAGTTTAGAAACTTATTTCCTCATGAAGCTTACACTTCGGAAGAACAAAACCCTCAAAATTGGAAAAAAGAAAAATTAGTATTTGAGCAAAATTTCAATACAGAAGAATCTAAAGAAATTACACTTAATAACTATAAAAAATGGGCTTCTGGTAAATACATAACCGTATTAAGTTCTAAAGATAAGTTTGGACAAGATGTTACAGACAAAGTTCTCTTTACAATAATTGATAACAAAGAAAAAAGTGTAACCGACAATCAGTTGTTCACGTATAACACAAATAAAACGACTTACAAACCAAATGACATTGCTGAGTTACAAATTGGTTCTGCTTCAAAAGATGTTACGGTTATAGTTCAAATAGAAAAGAATCATACCATCGTAAACACAGAGCTTATTCATTTAAATAACAAAATCAAAACAATTGAAGTTCCTGTTACTAGACAAGATGTTGGCGGGTTTGTTATCAAATATTACTTTGTGAATTACAATAGTTTTGTAAGTGGAATAATTCCTATTTCTGTTCCAAATGAACAAGATAACATTACTATAGAAACCAATACGTTTAGAGATAAATTACAACCTGGAACTCAAGAAACGTGGAGTTTTACCATTAAAAACGATAAAAACAACAAAGTAGCAGCAGAGATGCTTGCAAGTATGTACGATGCTTCTTTAGATGAATTTAAACCTCATAACTGGGAGTTTTCACCTATCTCTACTTCTACATATTACTCTTATAGCGGTAACGCTAATGCATATCAAAGTTTTGGTAATGAACGTTTCAGAGTTTTTAACAATACTTATCCATCATCTTTTAAAATTCAACGATATGACCAATTGAATTGGTTTGGGTTTTACTTCGGAAGGAATAAAGATATTCTTTTAAGAGGGGCTTCTAGGAGGTTAAAAAATGAAATTTCGAAACCAGAAGCTATTATGGAGGAAGCTGAAATGGAAGATAGTAGTGTTCCTTTTTCTTCTAAAGATGCTTCTTATAGTCCACCTCCTAAAAAAGAATCTAAACAAGAAAAAGTTTCTTTAAATGGAGTTCAAATTCGTAAAAACCTTCAAGAAACTGCCTTTTTCTATCCTCATTTACAAACCGATAAAGAAGGGAATATCACGTTTAGCTTCACCACTCCAGAAGCTTTAACACGATGGAAATTGCAGCTACTAGCACATACAAAAGAATTGCAATCTGCTACCAAGACATTAACTACTGTTACTCAAAAAGAGTTAATGGTAATGCCTAATGCTCCTAGATTCTTAAGAGAGGGAGATCAAATTATATTCAGCTCTAAAATTGCTAATATTTCTGATAAAAACTTAGAAGGTACAGCACAACTTATATTAACCGATGCTATTACCGGAAAAGAAATCAACCTGTTAAACAATTCTTCTAAAAATCAGTCTTTCAGTGTTGATTCTAACGGAAACACGAATGTATTTTGGAACTTATCAATTCCTGATACTTATCAAGCAATTCAATATAAAGTAATTGCCAAGGCAGGAGATTTTTCTGATGGAGAACAAAATGTATTGCCTGTTTTATCAAACAGAATGTTAGTTACAGAAACGCTACCTATGTGGGTTCGTTCAAATCAAACCAAAACATTCACATTAGATAAGCTTAAAAATCAAACTTCGACTACGCTAAGTCACCATAAATTAACGTTAGAAGTTACCTCAAACCCTGCATGGTATGCTGTACAGGCTTTACCCTATTTAATGGAATATCCGTACGAGTGTAGTGAACAAACCTTTGCTCGTTATTATGCGAACACACTCGCTAGTCATATTGCAAATTCAAATCCAAGAATACAAGAGGTGTTCAATACTTGGAAATCTTCAGATGCTTTATTGAGTAACTTAGAAAAGAATCAAGAGTTAAAATCGTTAATTATACAGGAAACTCCTTGGTTACGTGATGCTCAATCAGAGACAGAACAAAAGAAGCGTATTGCTTTGTTATTTGATTTAAACAAAATGAAAAACGAACAACAAAACGCTATTAATAAACTACTGCAAATGCAGTTAAGCAATGGAGGATTCACTTGGTTTAAAGGGAATGATAAACCTAATGTTTATATAACGAATCATATTGCTACTGGTTTTGGACATTTACAAAAATTAGGTATTGATAATAAAGATAATTCTTTACAGAAAATGCTTGTGGACGCTATCCACTTTTTAGATGCTGAAATTGAACATACCTACAAGAAGTTATTAGAAAATGCTGAACGCATTAAAGCTGAAAAAGGTCAAAAAAAATATACCGAGTACTTAAAGAAAAACCATCTAAACTATTTCATTATTCAATATTTATACATGCGTTCTTTTTATACCAATATTGAAATTAACGATACGACAAAAACCGCTTTTGAATATTATAAAAATCAAACAGCAACTTACTGGAAAGAGTTTAGTTTATACGGAAAAGGACAAATTGCCCTAATACAGTTTAGAAATGGTAATACATCAATTACTAATAAAATTTTAAAATCTTTAAGAGAGAACAGTATTACTTCTGATAAAGTAGGAATGTATTGGAAAGAAAACCAACCGAGTTGGTACTGGCACCAAGCCCCTATTGAAACCCAATCATTGTTAATTGAAGCCTTTTCAGAAATTGAAAATGATACTGAGACTATTGATAACCTAAAAATATGGTTACTAAAAAATAAGCAAACCAATCGTTGGAAAACTACCAAAGCAACTACTGAAGCTGTATATGCATTATTATTACGAGGTAGTGATTGGATTTCGGTAACTGATATGGTGGATGTAAAAGTTGGAGAGAAAACAATCAATCCTTCTAAATTAGAAGACACAAAAGTTGAGGCGGGTACCGGTTATTTTAAAACCTCTTGGAATGGTTCTGAAATCACTCCTAATATGAGTACCGTTAGTATTTCTAAAAAAGGAAAAGGTATTGCTTGGGGTGGATTGTATTGGCAGTATTTTGAAGACCTAGATAAAATTACTTCTGCTAAAACTCCTTTACAATTAAATAAAAAACTATTTAAAAAAGTAAATACTAATACAGGTAAACAACTTCAAGAAATTACAGAAAATACGCAATTAAATGTAGGAGATTTAATGACTGTTAGAATTGAACTTCGCTCTGATAGAGATATAGAATTTGTGCACATGAAAGACATGAGAGCAAGTGGAGTTGAACCTATTAACGTATTATCACAATACAAATGGCAAGATGGTTTAGGGTATTATGAAAGTACAAAAGATGCTGCAACAAATTTCTTTTTCGATCGTTTACCTAAAGGAGTATATGTATTTGAGTATGATGTACGTGTAAATAATGCAGGTAACTTTAGTAACGGAATCACAACTATTCAAAGTATGTATGCCCCTGAGTTTACTAGCCATTCAAAAGGAAAAAGATTACTAATTAAATAA
- a CDS encoding TonB-dependent receptor: protein MKKLILITLCLVSVLGYSQSKSGLKGRVLDETNQPLPGATISIPSLQVGFSTDFNGNYELLNIPVGNYEVQISFLGYQTLTETITLTNNIKSKNFSLTPKIDRLDEVVIKGSIGKGQAKALNQQKNKENITNIISADQVGKFPDANIGDALKRVPGISMQNDQGEARDIVIRGLAPQLNSVTLNGDRIPSAEGDNRRVQMDLIPSDMIQTIEVNKAVTPDMEGDAIGGSVNLVTRSAPTTFRAFVAGSYGQNPVRNTPNYNVSALVANRAFKDKLGYVINASYNSNDYGSDNVEFEWEKENNKTYIGEHDIRRYDVKRNRMSVSANLDWTPDNNNTLFFKSMYNQRNDYENRYRVRFRKIDEPDATGLSKAEVRRQTKGGINNDTNDNTRLERQSTYNISVGGEHIIFGNIKLNWKTGTAKAKEERPDERYISFENDDIEVMQDFSRTNFPVLRPTNNDFNDPSTFDYKEVTQQQGFTQERKISSNFDVLAPINATGAYKNSLKFGFKYKYKEKVRDNSFYEYDLEDQFPTMNTTTTNDYTINGYLAGNDYKSGLFVSKEFLGNLNLTGGELVLDEFVPENYDANENIYAAYGMLQQNLGNNFSFIAGVRVEKTTIDYNGFAIDVETADDLSDVTKTSGTRNYTNWLPNLQAKYNIDKNTIVRAAWTNTIARPNYYDLVPYRNINSDDIEAEYGNPNLDPTEAMNFDLMFEHYFSNVGIISAGVFYKDLDKFIYNSVTEEPITVGGVTETYDVTRPFNGGTAEIYGFEVALQRKLNFLPGFLRNLTVYGNYTYTDSKTDGIADREDGLPLAGAVKNMFNGSLAYESSKLSIRASLNFADDYIFEYGDDAFTDVFYDEQLFVDLNASYRITKNLQIFAEAKNLTNQELRFYQGAKHQTMQAEFYNYNWNAGLKYNF, encoded by the coding sequence ATGAAAAAATTAATTTTAATTACCTTATGCTTGGTAAGTGTTTTAGGATACTCACAAAGCAAATCTGGTTTAAAAGGGAGGGTTTTAGACGAAACTAATCAACCTTTACCTGGAGCTACGATTAGCATTCCTTCTTTACAAGTTGGATTTTCTACCGACTTTAATGGAAACTACGAACTTTTAAACATTCCTGTAGGAAATTACGAGGTTCAAATATCATTCTTAGGTTATCAAACCTTAACAGAAACCATTACGCTAACAAACAACATTAAATCTAAAAACTTTTCTCTAACACCTAAAATAGATAGATTAGACGAAGTTGTTATTAAAGGAAGTATTGGAAAAGGGCAAGCTAAAGCCTTAAATCAACAAAAAAACAAAGAGAATATAACTAATATTATTTCTGCTGATCAAGTAGGAAAGTTTCCTGATGCCAATATTGGTGATGCTTTAAAACGTGTTCCTGGTATTTCTATGCAAAACGACCAAGGAGAAGCTAGAGATATTGTTATCCGTGGGTTAGCCCCTCAATTAAACTCTGTAACCTTAAACGGTGACAGAATTCCATCTGCTGAAGGAGATAACCGTAGAGTTCAAATGGACTTAATTCCTTCAGACATGATTCAAACCATTGAGGTTAACAAAGCAGTAACTCCTGATATGGAAGGAGACGCTATTGGTGGCTCTGTTAATTTAGTTACACGCTCTGCTCCTACTACTTTTAGAGCTTTTGTTGCTGGTTCTTACGGACAAAATCCTGTAAGAAATACGCCTAACTATAATGTTTCTGCATTAGTTGCTAACAGAGCTTTTAAAGACAAACTAGGCTATGTAATCAATGCTTCATATAACTCTAACGATTATGGTTCAGATAATGTTGAGTTTGAATGGGAAAAAGAAAATAACAAAACATACATTGGTGAACACGATATTAGACGTTACGATGTAAAAAGAAATAGAATGAGTGTTTCCGCCAACTTAGACTGGACACCTGACAACAACAATACGCTTTTCTTTAAGTCAATGTACAATCAGAGAAACGACTATGAAAACCGTTATAGAGTGCGTTTTAGAAAAATAGACGAACCAGATGCTACAGGATTATCAAAAGCTGAAGTACGTCGTCAAACTAAAGGAGGTATCAACAATGATACGAATGACAACACACGTTTAGAGCGCCAAAGCACTTATAATATATCTGTAGGTGGAGAACACATTATTTTCGGAAACATTAAACTAAACTGGAAAACAGGAACTGCCAAAGCCAAAGAAGAACGTCCAGACGAACGTTATATTAGTTTTGAGAATGATGACATTGAAGTTATGCAAGACTTCTCGCGAACAAACTTCCCTGTATTACGACCAACAAACAATGACTTTAATGATCCTTCAACTTTTGATTACAAAGAAGTAACCCAACAACAAGGATTTACACAAGAACGTAAAATCAGTTCTAATTTTGATGTTTTGGCTCCTATCAATGCTACAGGAGCTTACAAAAACTCTTTAAAATTTGGTTTTAAGTACAAGTACAAAGAAAAAGTAAGAGACAATAGCTTTTATGAGTATGATTTAGAAGATCAATTTCCAACCATGAACACTACCACTACTAATGACTATACTATTAATGGTTATTTAGCAGGTAACGATTATAAATCAGGGCTTTTCGTTTCAAAAGAATTTTTAGGAAATTTAAACCTAACAGGTGGTGAACTTGTGCTTGATGAGTTTGTTCCTGAAAACTACGATGCTAATGAAAACATTTATGCAGCATACGGAATGTTACAACAAAACTTAGGTAACAACTTTTCTTTTATTGCTGGGGTAAGAGTTGAAAAAACAACAATAGATTATAATGGTTTTGCTATTGATGTTGAAACAGCTGATGATTTAAGTGATGTAACTAAAACATCAGGAACTCGAAACTATACCAACTGGTTACCTAATTTACAAGCAAAATACAATATTGATAAAAATACTATTGTTAGAGCTGCTTGGACAAATACAATTGCTAGACCTAACTATTACGATTTAGTACCTTATAGAAACATTAATAGTGATGATATTGAAGCTGAGTATGGAAACCCTAATTTAGATCCTACTGAAGCGATGAACTTTGATTTAATGTTTGAACACTATTTTAGCAATGTCGGAATTATATCTGCCGGAGTTTTTTACAAAGATTTAGATAAATTTATTTACAATTCAGTTACTGAAGAACCAATTACCGTTGGGGGGGTTACAGAAACCTATGATGTTACACGACCTTTTAACGGAGGTACTGCTGAAATTTATGGTTTTGAAGTGGCTTTACAACGTAAGTTAAACTTCTTACCCGGTTTCTTAAGAAACTTAACAGTGTATGGTAACTATACCTATACAGACTCTAAAACAGATGGTATTGCTGACAGAGAAGATGGGTTACCTTTGGCTGGTGCTGTTAAAAACATGTTTAACGGATCGTTGGCCTATGAAAGTTCTAAACTATCAATTAGAGCCTCTTTAAACTTTGCTGATGATTATATTTTTGAATACGGAGATGATGCTTTTACAGATGTATTTTATGACGAACAATTGTTTGTAGACCTAAATGCTTCTTACCGTATTACTAAAAACTTACAAATCTTTGCTGAAGCAAAAAACTTAACCAATCAAGAATTACGCTTTTATCAAGGAGCAAAGCATCAAACAATGCAAGCTGAGTTTTATAACTATAACTGGAATGCTGGTTTAAAATACAATTTTTAA